The window CATTGAAGTTAGAATTACTGAAAATATATTCAGCTAAACTACCTGAAATCCCCCATAAAAAAGCGGCAATAAATGCCATTATTATTCCTATTTTTTTCATATGTTTCTCCTTTAATTCATATCATATATTATCATAATTATACAAAAAAAGAAACATTTAATTATTTACTTTTTTTTGATTTTAAAGATAAAATGATATATAATATAGATAACAAAATAATAATTGTACTATCAAAATATTTGATAAGAAAAGTAAGGAGGAAATGTGGAATTATTAAGAGTAGAGAATCTACATGCTAGAGTAGAGGAAAAAGAAATAATAAAGGGATTAGATTTAGTAATCAATAAAGGTGAAATACATGTAATTATGGGGCCAAATGGAGCTGGTAAATCAACACTTGCTTCAATATTAATAGGACATCCTAAGTATGAAGTTACAGAGGGAAGTATAATTTTAGAGGGTGAAGAAATACAAGAAGATGCTGTAGATGAAAGAGCAAGAAAAGGACTGTTCTTATCTTTCCAATATCCAGAAGAAATACCTGGACTAACAGTAGAAGATTTCTTAAGATCAGCTAAGGAAGCTGTTACTGGAGAAAAACAATATTTTTTAAGATTCAATAAATTATTAAAAGAAAAAATGGCAGAATTAAAAATGGATGAAAGCTATGCAAGTAGATATTTAAATGTAGGTTTTTCAGGGGGAGAAAAAAAGAAAAACGAAATATTACAAATGGCAATTTTAGAACCAAAACTTGCTATACTAGATGAAACAGATTCAGGTCTAGATAGAGATGCAACAAAAATTGTATTTGAAGGAGTTAAAACACTAAAATCTACTGATAGATCTATGTTAATAATTACGCATTATGATAAGGTATTAGAATACTTAAATCCAGATTTTGTTCATATATTAATGGACGGTAAAATAGTAAAAACAGGTGGAAAAGAATTAGTTGAATTCATAGAAACTCACGGATATGAAAAATTAAAAGAAGAGTTTTTAGGTGATAAATAATGGAAATAACAAAAAAGACATATATTGCTGACATAGAGCGTGGAATATATGATATTAAAGATGAAATGAAACATAAATTTACTACAGGTAAAGGACTTGATGCATCTGTAGTAAAAAGAATATCTGAAAAGAAAAATGAACCTCAGTGGATGCTTGAAAAAAGATTGCATGCATTAGAAGTTTTTGATTCTAAACCTATGCCTACATGGAGTACGGATTTATCTGATTTAGATATAAACGAAATAGTTCATTATCTTGAAACTGAATCAGATAATATGAACTCATCTTGGGATGATGTACCAGAATATATTAAGAAAACATTTGATAGATTAGGTATACCTGATGCAGAAAAAAAATCACTTGCTGGAGTGGGTGCTCAATATGACTCTAATGTCGTATATCATAGTTTAAATGAAGAATTGAAAGCTCAAGGTGTTATATATACTGATATAGAAACAGCTATGGTAGAACATGAAGATTTAATCAAAAAATATTTTATGACTTTAATTAAACCAGAAGATCACAAGTTTGCAGCTTTACATGGTGCAGTTTGGTCAGGAGGATCATTTGTTTATGTTCCTAAGGGTGTAAAAGTAGAAAAACCCTTACAATCATATTTTAGACTAAATGCTGCAGAATCAGGACAATTTGAACATACTTTAATTATAGTTGAAGAAGGGGCAGATTTACACTTCATAGAAGGATGTTCTGCGCCAAAATATTACAAAAATGCATTACATGCAGGTGCAGTAGAACTATTTGTAGGGAAAAATGCAAAACTAAGATACTCAACTATAGAAAACTGGTCAAAAAACCTATATAACTTAAATACAAAAAGAGCTATAGTAGAAGAACATGGAACTATAGAGTGGATATCAGGTTCATTTGGTTCTCGTGTAACTAATCTTTATCCTATGAGTATATTAAACGGAGTTGGAGCAGCTTGTGAATTTACTGGGGTAACATTTGCAGCAGCTGGGCAATTCTTAGATACAGGATGTAAGATAATACATGCTGCACCATATACAACTTCAAATGTATCATCTAAATCTATTTCTAAAAATGGTGGAGGAGCATTCTATAGATCATTATTAAAAGTTGTTCCAGGTGCTCATCATTGTAAAGCAACTGCAGAATGTGAATCATTAATGTTAGATAATAATGGTTCTGCATCTCATACTATGCCTATTATAGAAGTAAATACAGATGATATTGATATAGGACATGAGGCAAGTATAGGAAGAATAAGTGATGAAGCAATATTCTATTTAATGAGTAGAGGTCTATCAGAAGATGAAGCTAAACTTATGATAATAAGAGGATTTGTTGAGCCAATTTCAAAAGAACTTCCACTTGAATATGCGGTAGAGCTTAATAAATTAATAGAATTAGAATTAGAAGGGACTATAGGATAGGTGATATAAATGAAGGAAAAAAAATATTCAGCAAAAGTACAAGAAACTATAGACCTTTTAAAATCAGCTGTAGCAGAGGAGTCTAAAAAAGCAAGTAAAAAAGAAGTTGATATGACTCTTAACAAACCAGTATGGAATAGAATGAAATATTCTGTAAAAGGTATAGATAGTGTAAATGAATATAAAGGAATAACTACTAAAAATTTAGATAATGATAATATTTTAATAGATGAAAATGTATTTGTAAATTTAAGGGTTGCAAACTATTTTAAAAATGAAGCAGAAAAATTTGCTAACTTAAAGAAAAGAATAGTTATTAAAGATAATATTACTGAGAATATATACATTACTATGGAATTAAGTAAAGAAAATCCTCATTTAGTAGATGTATATAATATAGAGCTTGAAGAAAATGCAAGTGCTAAAATATTTTTAATGTATAAGGGTA is drawn from Streptobacillus felis and contains these coding sequences:
- the sufC gene encoding Fe-S cluster assembly ATPase SufC, translating into MELLRVENLHARVEEKEIIKGLDLVINKGEIHVIMGPNGAGKSTLASILIGHPKYEVTEGSIILEGEEIQEDAVDERARKGLFLSFQYPEEIPGLTVEDFLRSAKEAVTGEKQYFLRFNKLLKEKMAELKMDESYASRYLNVGFSGGEKKKNEILQMAILEPKLAILDETDSGLDRDATKIVFEGVKTLKSTDRSMLIITHYDKVLEYLNPDFVHILMDGKIVKTGGKELVEFIETHGYEKLKEEFLGDK